Proteins encoded by one window of Chondromyces crocatus:
- a CDS encoding FUSC family protein encodes MLDPSYFRDVLAASDPDLARLRQAGRATLAAMAATAVLHGVARALGQPTTAALIGVNMAMLGAVIVNDPTPRAQRITTVCMPFVASSALCLGALVSPFAWLRNTALIAIVFGAVLMRRFGPRGTGLGMVGFLSYFFALFFHASPTQLPLMMTGVFVASGLAYATRFWVLRERPQAVLRRRISAFRRTLALALYHLARASTEGRWTPHRERAVGRAMNAVNDAALSIDDQLERLGPKAFTSGEASPELPARIFALELALEGVLGAVERLLATETTTAGERAAAATALHQARSAVRPGDTILEPHTARALDLRLAALPPDDAEGGSALGETRRAIEELLRTAWRPWRPSPPELLASTQHTRNAADPTDASGTPSAPPPVPAESSLRLALQAALAATLALWAGEAVSPSRGYWAVIAAFVVFTRASTVGATVARAWQRVIGTVVGVFVGILVAHAVQGRVYAELAVVFACMFVGYYTLQVAYAWMVASITTLIAVLYSLLGRFSPELLYLRVVETLIGAGIGTAVAALVFPAYASEKVRAAMADALRDLGDYLNDTVVERSASRADLLDSTRALDRKLRDVRADIQALSGGPPLRTSREMARVFLPFSAVFFYARTLVDAEWLAASDPEGGCVRAAGHRLADNARALAEALEGRGGEAITPGARTLEAGQKDLTDAEARLWGSGSAGAALKWLERIDASMVLLDRVVRETELTRAHRRRGAGRLPAMGWFHARGGPHDRSGGAPGAGARAGARGPASPGG; translated from the coding sequence GTGCTCGATCCGTCCTACTTCCGGGACGTCCTCGCGGCTTCCGACCCGGACCTCGCTCGGCTTCGCCAGGCGGGCCGCGCGACCCTCGCCGCCATGGCGGCCACCGCGGTGCTCCACGGCGTCGCCCGCGCGCTCGGCCAACCCACGACCGCCGCGCTGATCGGCGTCAACATGGCCATGCTGGGGGCGGTCATCGTCAACGACCCCACCCCGCGCGCGCAGCGCATCACCACAGTGTGCATGCCCTTCGTGGCCAGCAGCGCGCTGTGCCTGGGCGCCCTGGTGTCGCCCTTCGCCTGGCTGCGCAACACCGCCCTCATCGCCATCGTCTTCGGCGCCGTGCTGATGCGCCGCTTCGGCCCTCGCGGGACCGGGCTGGGCATGGTCGGGTTCCTCTCGTACTTCTTCGCGCTTTTCTTCCACGCGAGTCCCACGCAGCTCCCGCTCATGATGACCGGCGTGTTCGTCGCCTCCGGCCTCGCCTACGCCACGCGCTTCTGGGTGCTGCGCGAGCGCCCTCAGGCCGTGCTCCGCCGTCGGATCAGCGCCTTCCGCCGCACCCTCGCGCTCGCGCTCTACCACCTCGCCCGTGCCAGCACCGAGGGGCGCTGGACGCCCCACCGCGAACGCGCCGTGGGCCGCGCCATGAACGCCGTGAACGACGCGGCCCTCTCGATCGACGATCAGCTCGAACGGCTCGGTCCGAAGGCGTTCACCTCGGGAGAGGCTTCCCCCGAGCTACCGGCCCGCATCTTCGCGCTCGAGCTGGCCCTGGAGGGGGTACTCGGGGCCGTCGAGCGCTTGCTCGCCACCGAGACCACCACCGCCGGAGAGCGCGCCGCCGCCGCCACCGCCCTCCACCAGGCCCGGTCGGCCGTGCGCCCTGGCGACACGATCCTCGAACCTCACACCGCGCGCGCGCTCGACCTGCGCCTCGCTGCGTTGCCGCCCGACGACGCCGAGGGAGGCAGCGCCCTCGGCGAGACCCGGCGCGCCATCGAGGAGCTGCTCCGCACCGCCTGGCGTCCCTGGCGCCCCAGCCCCCCCGAGCTGCTCGCCAGCACCCAGCACACGAGGAATGCCGCTGACCCGACCGACGCCTCGGGAACGCCGAGCGCGCCCCCCCCGGTCCCCGCGGAGTCGTCGCTGCGCCTCGCCCTGCAGGCAGCGCTCGCGGCGACGCTGGCCTTGTGGGCAGGGGAGGCCGTGTCGCCGAGCCGAGGGTACTGGGCGGTGATCGCCGCGTTCGTGGTATTCACGCGCGCCTCGACCGTCGGCGCCACCGTCGCACGCGCCTGGCAACGGGTGATCGGCACCGTCGTCGGCGTGTTCGTCGGCATCCTCGTCGCCCACGCCGTCCAGGGGCGGGTCTATGCGGAGCTGGCCGTGGTCTTCGCCTGCATGTTCGTCGGGTACTACACGCTGCAGGTGGCCTACGCCTGGATGGTCGCGTCGATCACCACCCTCATCGCCGTGCTGTACAGCCTCCTGGGCAGGTTCTCGCCCGAGCTGCTCTACCTGCGCGTCGTGGAGACCCTGATCGGCGCCGGCATCGGGACCGCGGTCGCCGCGCTCGTGTTCCCCGCCTACGCGAGCGAGAAGGTTCGCGCGGCCATGGCGGACGCGCTGCGCGATCTCGGCGACTACCTGAACGACACCGTGGTCGAGCGCTCTGCCAGCCGGGCCGACCTGCTCGACTCCACGCGCGCCCTCGACCGCAAGCTCCGCGACGTGCGGGCGGACATCCAGGCGCTCTCGGGTGGGCCTCCCTTGCGTACGTCCCGGGAGATGGCGCGGGTGTTCCTGCCGTTCTCGGCGGTGTTCTTCTATGCGCGGACGCTGGTCGATGCCGAGTGGCTCGCCGCGAGCGACCCTGAGGGGGGCTGCGTGCGCGCCGCGGGGCACCGCCTCGCCGACAACGCCCGCGCGCTCGCGGAAGCGCTGGAAGGGCGGGGAGGAGAGGCCATCACGCCGGGCGCGCGGACGCTGGAGGCCGGGCAAAAGGACCTCACCGACGCCGAGGCGAGGCTCTGGGGCTCTGGCAGCGCGGGCGCCGCCTTGAAGTGGCTGGAGCGCATCGACGCCTCGATGGTGCTGCTCGACCGCGTCGTGCGGGAGACGGAGCTCACGCGGGCGCACCGGCGCCGGGGCGCGGGGCGGCTGCCCGCCATGGGCTGGTTCCACGCCCGAGGCGGTCCGCACGACCGTTCCGGAGGGGCGCCCGGCGCTGGTGCTCGAGCGGGGGCGCGCGGCCCAGCGTCTCCAGGGGGCTGA
- a CDS encoding SEC-C metal-binding domain-containing protein translates to MKPGRNDPCHCGSGDKYKKCCLPKDDAQKLADYEATKAAAAAAAAAAAAEASEAGEGGDAATPAATSATPPRRGQAPAPGNPQKRQVPTAKAPPVRRRAV, encoded by the coding sequence ATGAAGCCTGGAAGAAACGATCCCTGTCACTGCGGCTCCGGCGACAAGTACAAGAAGTGCTGCCTGCCGAAGGACGACGCGCAGAAGCTCGCCGACTACGAGGCCACCAAGGCGGCAGCCGCCGCGGCCGCTGCAGCAGCTGCGGCTGAAGCCAGCGAGGCTGGCGAGGGGGGTGACGCGGCGACGCCGGCGGCCACCTCCGCGACCCCACCGCGCCGCGGCCAGGCCCCGGCGCCCGGCAACCCGCAGAAGCGCCAGGTGCCCACGGCCAAGGCGCCTCCGGTCCGCCGCCGCGCCGTCTGA
- a CDS encoding formylglycine-generating enzyme family protein codes for MEANPNPYCIDSTEVTIAQYLEFVDASALDESILDEQGPGCSKGDNESLIPEGGLASWWNKMVRADANDESQMDHPVRFVDWCDATAYCKWAGKRLCGARAGGPVAVVDDRIDSPKDAQWFHACTRGGSQPYPYGARPSPANVPSGICRDGDSSPTNENSLRNRTAPVGSLAGCEGGFDGLFDMSGNAAEWIDSCALMQDGVFRCATAGGTYSFMADACFCEFVEWHEPKFVYNTVGFRCCSP; via the coding sequence GTGGAAGCGAACCCGAATCCCTACTGCATCGATTCGACGGAGGTCACCATCGCCCAGTACCTGGAGTTCGTCGATGCCTCCGCACTGGATGAATCCATTCTCGATGAGCAGGGACCGGGCTGCAGCAAGGGGGATAACGAGTCGCTGATACCCGAGGGTGGGTTGGCCTCCTGGTGGAACAAAATGGTTCGAGCTGATGCGAACGACGAGTCGCAGATGGACCATCCTGTTCGCTTCGTCGACTGGTGTGACGCGACGGCGTACTGCAAATGGGCTGGAAAGCGGCTTTGTGGGGCGCGAGCCGGCGGCCCGGTAGCGGTGGTTGATGACAGGATAGATTCACCGAAGGACGCCCAGTGGTTCCATGCCTGCACGAGGGGAGGATCCCAACCCTATCCCTATGGCGCTCGACCCTCGCCGGCGAATGTGCCGTCGGGCATCTGCCGCGATGGCGACAGCTCCCCGACGAACGAGAACAGCTTGCGGAACAGGACGGCCCCCGTCGGCTCACTGGCAGGTTGTGAAGGTGGATTCGACGGGCTGTTCGACATGAGCGGTAACGCGGCCGAATGGATCGATAGTTGCGCACTCATGCAAGACGGCGTGTTCAGGTGTGCCACCGCGGGAGGGACGTACTCTTTCATGGCAGACGCCTGTTTCTGTGAGTTCGTGGAATGGCATGAGCCAAAATTCGTGTACAACACGGTGGGTTTTCGTTGCTGCTCCCCATGA
- a CDS encoding DUF4142 domain-containing protein produces the protein MSRIENRTAVARTLASLVGVAAALAVGCAGSQAEPQMVDAMPPEPAMMGTPPTPPPAEEPVAAAEPAPEAAVEAPTPVPTPLSDEQIAAVSEAANASHIDSSKIAQTKAKDARVKKLAATILKHHTEVQKKQAQLLTKAKLVPAESPVVEKLKTDVQSGMTALNETPAADFDKAYIELQVKLHQEALATIDNQLLPNVKNEDLKTLLTELRPKIENHLNEAKEIQTALTPGATAVSSQK, from the coding sequence ATGAGCCGCATCGAGAATCGTACCGCCGTGGCACGGACCCTCGCCTCGCTGGTCGGCGTGGCTGCCGCCCTCGCCGTCGGCTGCGCAGGTTCGCAGGCTGAGCCGCAGATGGTCGATGCCATGCCGCCGGAGCCCGCCATGATGGGCACGCCGCCCACGCCCCCGCCTGCCGAGGAGCCCGTCGCCGCGGCCGAGCCGGCCCCGGAGGCCGCCGTCGAGGCGCCCACGCCCGTGCCCACGCCGCTCAGCGACGAGCAGATCGCGGCCGTCTCGGAGGCCGCGAACGCCTCGCACATCGACTCCAGCAAGATCGCTCAGACCAAGGCGAAGGACGCGCGCGTCAAGAAGCTCGCCGCGACGATCCTCAAGCACCACACCGAGGTGCAGAAGAAGCAGGCCCAGCTCCTCACCAAGGCCAAGCTCGTTCCGGCCGAGAGCCCCGTCGTGGAGAAGCTGAAGACGGACGTCCAGTCGGGCATGACGGCGCTCAACGAGACGCCGGCCGCCGACTTCGACAAGGCCTACATCGAGCTGCAGGTGAAGCTGCACCAGGAGGCCCTCGCGACCATCGACAACCAGCTCCTGCCGAACGTGAAGAACGAGGATCTGAAGACGCTGCTCACCGAGCTGCGGCCCAAGATCGAGAACCACCTGAACGAGGCGAAGGAGATCCAGACCGCGCTCACGCCAGGGGCGACGGCCGTCTCCAGCCAGAAGTAA